The stretch of DNA TGTCCAGGGCGAGCCTGCCCTCGGCCCCCTCCACGCGGGTCACCAGGGTGAGCGGCCCGTTGACGCCCGGCCCGAAGCCCTCGGCGACGAGGTCGTACGCCTTCCGGGTGGTCGCCGTCCTGGGGTCGTTGCCCTGGTCGGACGTGCCGAGGCGGAGGGAGAGCGTGGGCAGGGCCAGCACGGTGACGACGGCGAGGGCGACGAGGCCGAGCGCCTTGGGGTGGCGTTCGACGAAGGCCGACCAGCGGGCGGCGAACCCGGTGGGCACCTCGGGCTCGGGCCCGTGTTCGGCCAGGCGGCGCCGTTCACGGCGGCTCAGGGCGCGCGGGCCGATGAAGGACAGCAGCGCGGGCAGCAGGGTCACCGAGGCGGCGACGGTGAGGACGACGGTCAGCGAGGCGGCGACCGCCACGCCGTTGAGGAAGCCCAGCCGCAGGATGAGCATGCCGAGCAGGGCGATGCAGACCGTGGCACCCGCGAAGACGACGGCGCGTCCGGTGGTGGCGACGGCGTTCGTGACCGCCTCGGTGGAGCTGAGTCCGCGTTTCAGTCCGCGCCGGTGCCGGGTGACGATGAACAGGGCGTAGTCGATGCCGACGCCGAGTCCGATCAGCATGCCCAGCATGGGCGCGAAGTCGGCGACCGTCATGGCGTGGCCGAGGAGTCCGACGGCGGCGTGCGCGGTGCCCACGCTCAGCAGCGCGGTGGCGATGGGCAGCACGGCGGCGGCGAGCGAGCCGAAGGCGATGAGCAGCACCCCGGCGGCGACGAGCACGCCGACGACCTCGGCGGTGTGGTCGCCGGATGCCGCGGTGAGGCTGATCGCGCTGCCGCCGAGTTCCACCTGGAGCCCGCCGGTCCCGGCCGCCTTGGCCGCTTCGACCACGGCCTCGGCCTGGGGCTTGGTGATGTCCTGGGAGGGGCGGGTGAAGGTGACCGTGGCGTACGCGGTGTGCCCGTCGGGGCTGATCTGGTCGGAGCCCTGGGCGTCCTGGTCCTTGTAGGGGCTGGTCACGGACGCCACTTGGGGCAGGGCGGCGATCTTGTCCAGGGCGCGGGTCATGGTCTGCTCGACGTCCGGGGCGCGCACCGTGCCGGACGTGGTGTGCCAGACGACGGTGTCACTGTCTCCGCCGAGTCCCGGGAAGCCCTCCTTGAGCAACTGGGTGGCGCGTGCCGAGTCGGTGCCGGGGACCTCGTAGTCGTTGGAGTAGGCGGAGCCGGTGACCGAGGCGGCCGCGGTGACCCCACCGAAGGCAAGGAGCCAGAGCAGTACGACGACGAGGCGGTGCCGGACACACCAGCGCGCTAGGGCTGCCACGAACGTGCTCCCAGGAAGGATTTGTGGATCTTTGACCGGGAAAAGACGTCCATGATCGGAACAGCCCGCAAAGAACGCATGAGCAATCTGAAGACACTCTTGCAGGCGAATCTGATCGTTTAGCCGGTTCGTGTGCTGATTCACAGCAGTGCGACCCAATTCACAGGACAATCAGATGAAGCCCGTCGCCCCTCCGGGCGTCCACCGCGCGGTCAGTCGAGCTGGTCGCCGAGCGCCATCACCATCACCCCGGCGATCAGCAGCCACAGTGCCCGCCGGGTGCGTCCCCGGGAGCCGATGAAGGTCGCCACGGCACAGACGGCGGCGCCGGCGGCGTAGGCGGCCGGGACGAGCGCGGAGGCCGAGCGGGACAGCCGCAGCAGTGCGGCGGCGAGTCCGGCGAGCGTCAGCAGGGCTCCGGCCCCGGCCGCCGTCCACCGGGCGCGGCGTGCGACCTCCGCGGGGTCCTCCGCCTCGTCCTCGGCGCCGTCCTCGTCCTCGGCGCCGTCGTCCTTCACGGCGCCGTCCTCACCCACGTCGACGTCGCTCTCGGCGTGGTCCTCCGTCCCGGCCGCCTCGACGTCGTCGGCCCCGGATATCGCGGGGTGCGTTTCGGAATCGGCGCGTCCACTCATGGCGCGCGAGCGTAGCGCCTCCGTCCGACGGCACCGACGGGGGGTCGGGCCGTTCTCCCCCCCGTACCGGCATGCCTCGGGGGGCGCACCGGATCCGGTGCACCCCCCGAGACGGTTCCGCGGGCTCAGCCCTCGACGCCGAGCTTCTCCAGGATCAGCTCCTTGACGCGGGCCGCGTCGGCCTGGCCGCGGGTCGCCTTCATGACCGCGCCGACCAGGGCGCCGGCCGCGGCCACCTTGCCGCCGCGGATCTTGTCCGCGACGGCCGGGTTCCCGGCGATGGCCTCGTCGACGGCGGCGGTCAGCGCGCCCTCGTCGGAGACGACCTTCAGGCCTCGCTTGTCGACGACCTCGTCCGGGGTGCCCTCGCCGGCGAGGACGCCCTCGATGACCTGGCGGGCCAGCTTGTCGTTCAGATCGCCCTTGGCGACCAGCTCGGTGACCCGGGCGACCTGCGCCGGCGTGATCGCCAGCTCGTCCAGCGCCTTGCCGGACTCGTTGGCGGCACGCGCCAGCTCGCCCATCCACCACTTGCGGGCGGAGGCGGCGTCGGCACCGGCGTCGATGGTGGCGACGATGAGGTCCAGGGCACCGGCGTTGAGGATGGCCTGCATCTCGGTGGCCGAGACACCCCACTCCTCGCGGAGCCGGCTGCGGCGCACCAGCGGCAGCTCGGGCAGCGCGGCCCGGATCTCCTCGACCCACTCGCGCGAGGGCGCCACCGGGACCAGGTCCGGCTCGGGGAAGTACCGGTAGTCCTCGGCCTCCTCCTTGACGCGGCCGGAGGTCGTGGACCCCGTGTCCTCGTGGAAGTGACGGGTCTCCTGGATCACCGTGCCGCCGCCGTTCAGCACGGCGGCGTGGCGCTGGATCTCGAAACGGGCCGCGCGCTCCACGGACCGCAGCGAGTTGACGTTCTTCGTCTCGGAGCGGGTGCCGAACTTGTCGGCGTCCTTGGGCATCAGCGACAGGTTGACGTCGCAGCGCATCTGGCCCATCTCCATACGGGCCTCGGACACGCCCAGCGCCCGGATGAGCTCGCGCAGCTCACGGACGTAGGCCTTGGCCACCTCAGGAGCCCGCTCGCCGGCACCGGTGATCGGCTTGGTGACGATCTCGATCAGCGGGATGCCGGCGCGGTTGTAGTCCAGCAGGGAGTGGGACGCGCCGTGGATGCGGCCGGTGGCGCCGCCGACGTGCGTCGACTTGCCGGTGTCCTCCTCCATGTGGGCGCGCTCGATCTCCACGCGGAAGGTCTCGCCGTCCTCCAGCTGCACGTCGAGGTAGCCGTTGAAGGCGATCGGCTCGTCGTACTGGGAGGTCTGGAAGTTCTTCGGCATGTCCGGATAGAAGTAGTTCTTCCGGGCGAAGCGGCACCACTCGGCGATCTCGCAGTGCAGCGCGAGGCCGATCTTGATGGCGGACTCCACGCCGGTCGCGTTGACGACCGGGAGCGCGCCGGGCAGGCCGAGGCAGGTCGGGCAGGTCTGGGTGTTCGGCTCGGCACCGAGCGCGGTCGAGCAGCCGCAGAACATCTTGGTGGCGGTGCCGAGTTCGACATGGACCTCGAGGCCCATGACGGGGTCGTACGACGCCAGCGCGTCCTCGTACGACACCAGGTCGGTCGTGGTGGTCACGGTGAAAACTTCCCTCTCAGCCCAGCAGGACGTCGTCGTCGCCCAGCCGCTTGAGCTCGCGGCAGAGGATGGCGAGGCCGGTGACGATCGCTACGGCGGACACGGTGGCGTCGATCAGGCGCAGCGTGTCGTGCTCGGCGCGGGCCTTCCTGATCTGCTTGGCGACACCCACCGCGCCGAACGCGGTGGTGGCCATGGACAGGTACGTACCGGACTTGGACTTCTTGAAGCCCTTGGCCTTGGCGAGTGCCTTACTCACAGCGACGGAGCCTCCTCGAGCAGCGGGTGCCCCCACTTTTCCACGAAGGCGGCCTCGACCGCGGCACCCACCTTGTACAGGCGGTCGTCCTTCATCACCGGGGCGATGATCTGCAGGCCCACCGGGAGGTTGTCCTCCGGGGCGAGACCGCAGGGCAGCGACATGGCCGCGTTGCCCGCCAGGTTGGTCGGGATGGTGCACAGGTCGGCGAGGTACATCGCCATCGGGTCGTCGGCGCGCTCGCCGATCGCGAAGGCAGTGGTCGGGGTCGTCGGGGAGACGATCACGTCGACCTGCTCGAACGCCTTGTCGAAGTCCCGCTTGATCAGGGTGCGGACCTTCTGGGCGCTGCCGTAGTACGCGTCGTAGTAGCCGGAGCTGAGCGCGTACGTGCCGAGCATGATCCGGCGCTTGACCTCGGCGCCGAAGCCCTCCTCACGGGTGAGGGAGGTGACGTCCTCGGCGGAGCGCGTGCCGTCGTCGCCGGTGCGCAGGCCGTAGCGCAGGCCGTCGAAGCGGGCCAGGTTGGACGAGCACTCGGACGGCGCGATCAGGTAGTACGCCGACAGGGCCAGGTCGAAGGACGGGCAGTCCAGCTCGACGATCTCGGCGCCCAGCTCCTTGAGCAGCTCGACGGACTCGTCGAACCGCTGGATGACGCCGGCCTGGTAGCCCTCGCCGCGGAACTGCTTGACGACGCCGACGCGCATACCCGCGACGCTGCCGTTGCGGGCGGCCTCGACGACCGGCGGGACCGGCTCGTCGATGGAGGTGGAGTCGAGCGGGTCGTGCCCGGCGATCACCTCGTGCAGCAGGGCCGCGTCCAGGACCGTACGGGCGCAGGGGCCGCCCTGGTCGAGGGAGGAGGAGAACGCGACCATGCCGTAGCGGGAGACCGCGCCGTACGTCGGCTTGACGCCGACCGTGCCGGTGACGGCGGCCGGCTGGCGGATGGAGCCGCCGGTGTCGGTGCCGATGGCGAGCGGGGCCTGGTAGGAGGCGAGCGCGGCGCTCGACCCGCCGCCGGAGCCGCCGGGGATCCTGGTGAGGTCCCAGGGGTTGCCGGTGGGCCCGTAGGCGCTGTTCTCGGTGGAGGACCCCATGGCGAACTCGTCCATGTTGGTCTTGCCGAGGATCACCACGTC from Streptomyces sp. 6-11-2 encodes:
- a CDS encoding MMPL family transporter encodes the protein MAALARWCVRHRLVVVLLWLLAFGGVTAAASVTGSAYSNDYEVPGTDSARATQLLKEGFPGLGGDSDTVVWHTTSGTVRAPDVEQTMTRALDKIAALPQVASVTSPYKDQDAQGSDQISPDGHTAYATVTFTRPSQDITKPQAEAVVEAAKAAGTGGLQVELGGSAISLTAASGDHTAEVVGVLVAAGVLLIAFGSLAAAVLPIATALLSVGTAHAAVGLLGHAMTVADFAPMLGMLIGLGVGIDYALFIVTRHRRGLKRGLSSTEAVTNAVATTGRAVVFAGATVCIALLGMLILRLGFLNGVAVAASLTVVLTVAASVTLLPALLSFIGPRALSRRERRRLAEHGPEPEVPTGFAARWSAFVERHPKALGLVALAVVTVLALPTLSLRLGTSDQGNDPRTATTRKAYDLVAEGFGPGVNGPLTLVTRVEGAEGRLALDNLDTTLRATEGVVAVTPVTYNSGGTMAYLNVVPDSAPQSQRTSDLVHRLRTDVLPRAETGTTLDLHVGGVTAGYDDFAGVIIGRLPLFVGVVVGLGCVLLLLAFRSLGIPLKAAAMNIAAVAAAFGVVVTIFQWGWGSEFLGLGREGPIEPFLPVIMVSVLFGLSMDYQVFLVSRMYEEWLETGDNRRAVRVGLAETSRVINSAAVIMISVFLAFVLSGDRVIAMFGIALASAVALDAFVLRTLLVPALMHMLGRANWWLPRRLDRVLPRISIEPPECRAAHERLTDVVDALTKETQRDVRDTSG
- the gatB gene encoding Asp-tRNA(Asn)/Glu-tRNA(Gln) amidotransferase subunit GatB, translating into MTTTTDLVSYEDALASYDPVMGLEVHVELGTATKMFCGCSTALGAEPNTQTCPTCLGLPGALPVVNATGVESAIKIGLALHCEIAEWCRFARKNYFYPDMPKNFQTSQYDEPIAFNGYLDVQLEDGETFRVEIERAHMEEDTGKSTHVGGATGRIHGASHSLLDYNRAGIPLIEIVTKPITGAGERAPEVAKAYVRELRELIRALGVSEARMEMGQMRCDVNLSLMPKDADKFGTRSETKNVNSLRSVERAARFEIQRHAAVLNGGGTVIQETRHFHEDTGSTTSGRVKEEAEDYRYFPEPDLVPVAPSREWVEEIRAALPELPLVRRSRLREEWGVSATEMQAILNAGALDLIVATIDAGADAASARKWWMGELARAANESGKALDELAITPAQVARVTELVAKGDLNDKLARQVIEGVLAGEGTPDEVVDKRGLKVVSDEGALTAAVDEAIAGNPAVADKIRGGKVAAAGALVGAVMKATRGQADAARVKELILEKLGVEG
- the gatA gene encoding Asp-tRNA(Asn)/Glu-tRNA(Gln) amidotransferase subunit GatA codes for the protein MTDMNSIIRLTAAETAEKIASGELTAVEVTEAHLARIEAVDEKVHAFLHVDREGALAQAHAVDEKRARGEKLGPLAGVPLALKDIFTTEGIPTTVGSKILEGWIPPYDATLTKRLKDADVVILGKTNMDEFAMGSSTENSAYGPTGNPWDLTRIPGGSGGGSSAALASYQAPLAIGTDTGGSIRQPAAVTGTVGVKPTYGAVSRYGMVAFSSSLDQGGPCARTVLDAALLHEVIAGHDPLDSTSIDEPVPPVVEAARNGSVAGMRVGVVKQFRGEGYQAGVIQRFDESVELLKELGAEIVELDCPSFDLALSAYYLIAPSECSSNLARFDGLRYGLRTGDDGTRSAEDVTSLTREEGFGAEVKRRIMLGTYALSSGYYDAYYGSAQKVRTLIKRDFDKAFEQVDVIVSPTTPTTAFAIGERADDPMAMYLADLCTIPTNLAGNAAMSLPCGLAPEDNLPVGLQIIAPVMKDDRLYKVGAAVEAAFVEKWGHPLLEEAPSL